One Micromonospora craniellae genomic region harbors:
- a CDS encoding lytic polysaccharide monooxygenase auxiliary activity family 9 protein: MAVRRVVVVALVALVGTTAGALPAAAQGAPTYPVSRSAGCAPDGPHVGTSACLAAEKEGAALREWDNVRVYGVDGRDRETIPDGELCSGGLSAYRGLDLPRTDWPATPLTAGAEFAFQYRATAAQKGTFRLYLTRPGYTPSRALTWADLDRLPFLRITDPPLRDGTYLMSGRLPTDRSGRHVIYTIWQHSDSADTYYSCSDVDIVAVDALRPGGITPAGSAGGTPEAENGLPGVGADATTEVADNVPVAAVTYLDGRRWPLVAGGLLVTLLLVSLALRLRGSRSGPPKGPACTVRNHRANPRPW, encoded by the coding sequence ATGGCCGTACGTCGAGTTGTCGTCGTCGCGTTGGTCGCTCTCGTCGGGACGACGGCCGGTGCGCTGCCCGCCGCCGCGCAGGGTGCCCCGACGTACCCGGTCAGCCGTTCGGCCGGCTGCGCGCCGGACGGTCCGCACGTGGGCACGTCGGCCTGCCTGGCGGCGGAGAAGGAGGGCGCCGCGCTACGCGAGTGGGACAACGTCCGGGTGTACGGCGTCGACGGCCGGGACCGGGAGACGATCCCCGACGGGGAGCTGTGCAGCGGCGGCCTGTCCGCGTACCGGGGGCTGGACCTGCCGCGCACCGACTGGCCGGCGACGCCGCTGACCGCCGGCGCGGAGTTCGCCTTCCAGTACCGCGCCACCGCCGCCCAGAAGGGCACCTTCCGGCTCTATCTGACCCGGCCGGGCTACACCCCGTCGAGGGCGTTGACCTGGGCGGACCTGGACAGGCTGCCCTTCCTGCGGATCACCGACCCGCCGCTGCGGGACGGGACGTACCTGATGTCCGGCCGGCTGCCGACGGACCGCAGCGGCCGGCACGTGATTTACACGATCTGGCAGCACTCGGATTCCGCCGACACCTACTACTCCTGCTCGGACGTGGACATCGTGGCGGTCGACGCGTTACGGCCGGGCGGCATCACGCCGGCAGGCTCCGCCGGTGGCACTCCGGAGGCCGAGAACGGGCTGCCGGGCGTCGGTGCCGACGCGACCACCGAGGTCGCCGACAACGTACCGGTCGCCGCGGTCACCTACCTGGACGGCCGCCGCTGGCCGCTGGTCGCGGGCGGCCTGCTGGTCACGTTGCTGCTCGTGTCGCTCGCCCTGCGGCTGCGCGGCTCGCGCAGCGGGCCACCGAAGGGGCCCGCCTGCACCGTCCGCAACCACCGGGCCAACCCGCGCCCCTGGTGA
- a CDS encoding aminotransferase class III-fold pyridoxal phosphate-dependent enzyme: MTTGAGRVAAMTYIERLSEVPDMLVLGKGLSAGYFPLAALVVASDVYDALADPPIRLGFPNGSTTDGHPIGAAAGLAVLDILTTDGFLPAVRRRGAELVEMLDAASQVDPRIGAVRGVGMMLGVELRDADGELWSLRDVHDLRGVCREHGLLTSYASGVMPLLPHLTVSTDDCRELVERFAKAVAAYRS, encoded by the coding sequence GTGACCACCGGCGCCGGTCGGGTCGCCGCGATGACGTACATCGAGCGGCTCTCCGAGGTGCCCGACATGCTGGTGCTCGGCAAGGGCCTGAGCGCCGGCTATTTCCCGCTCGCCGCACTGGTCGTGGCGAGCGACGTCTACGACGCCCTCGCCGACCCGCCGATCCGGCTCGGCTTCCCCAACGGCTCGACCACCGACGGCCACCCGATCGGGGCGGCGGCCGGCCTGGCGGTGCTCGACATCCTCACCACCGACGGCTTCCTCCCTGCGGTGCGCCGACGCGGTGCCGAACTGGTCGAGATGCTGGACGCGGCGTCGCAGGTGGATCCCCGCATCGGCGCGGTCCGCGGTGTCGGCATGATGCTCGGCGTCGAGCTGCGCGACGCCGACGGCGAACTCTGGTCGTTGCGCGACGTCCACGACCTGCGTGGGGTGTGCCGTGAGCACGGGCTGCTGACCAGCTACGCGAGCGGCGTGATGCCACTGCTGCCGCACCTGACCGTCTCCACCGACGACTGCCGCGAACTGGTGGAACGGTTCGCCAAGGCGGTGGCCGCGTACCGCTCCTGA
- a CDS encoding aminotransferase class III-fold pyridoxal phosphate-dependent enzyme produces the protein MTRQLDVLPSGTVMRYEHPPQVTVDYAAALVALLPAPLRHVRFGNTGSQMTESAAMLSRFYRRMTGETDRHTVIALHEACHGTGPLATALTDEPILHDYSAPIDGHVVHVSTPPPVTCDPGACTGECDRR, from the coding sequence ATGACCCGTCAGCTCGACGTGCTGCCCTCCGGCACCGTGATGCGCTACGAGCATCCGCCGCAGGTCACCGTCGACTACGCCGCCGCACTCGTGGCGCTCCTGCCGGCGCCGCTGCGACACGTACGGTTCGGCAACACCGGCAGCCAGATGACCGAGTCGGCGGCGATGCTGTCCCGGTTCTACCGCCGGATGACCGGTGAGACGGACCGGCACACCGTCATCGCCCTGCACGAGGCGTGCCACGGGACCGGGCCGCTGGCCACCGCGCTGACCGACGAGCCGATCCTGCACGACTACTCCGCCCCGATCGACGGGCACGTGGTGCACGTGTCGACCCCGCCGCCGGTGACCTGCGACCCCGGCGCGTGCACCGGCGAGTGCGATCGCCGATGA
- a CDS encoding transketolase C-terminal domain-containing protein has protein sequence MRHPDPLVLLESPRLFTPTWTDLPEPSAAPLPFGVAGLARPGDDLTLVGIGNTVIESMLAARRLAEHGVQARVVDLRTAAPLDRDGVAAMVVPDRPVILVGEQPRAGSVLTDLAYHLVRTGAARPEHVELLTGAPVPAPVSPALLDGLLADADRIVRAALDTSAPSPRGDDHEQRVRGLARPHADGPAPAGERPRPVPGQRCRQPPAGRRRTALPGRPLVDVERHAGLLPAIR, from the coding sequence TTGCGTCACCCCGACCCGCTCGTCCTGCTGGAGTCCCCGCGCCTGTTCACCCCCACCTGGACCGACCTGCCCGAGCCGTCCGCCGCCCCGCTGCCGTTCGGCGTCGCCGGGCTGGCCCGCCCCGGTGACGACCTGACGCTGGTCGGGATCGGCAACACGGTCATCGAGAGCATGCTGGCCGCGCGGCGGCTGGCGGAGCACGGCGTCCAGGCCCGGGTGGTCGACCTGCGGACCGCAGCGCCGCTGGACCGGGACGGGGTCGCCGCGATGGTGGTACCCGACCGGCCGGTGATCCTGGTGGGCGAACAGCCCCGGGCCGGGTCCGTGCTGACCGACCTGGCCTATCACCTGGTACGCACCGGTGCTGCCCGGCCCGAGCACGTCGAGCTGCTCACCGGCGCTCCGGTTCCCGCGCCGGTGAGCCCGGCACTGCTCGACGGTCTGCTAGCCGACGCGGACCGCATCGTCCGCGCGGCGCTCGACACCTCGGCCCCCTCACCCCGCGGAGATGACCATGAACAGCGAGTACGCGGTCTGGCACGGCCTCACGCCGATGGGCCCGCACCTGCGGGAGAACGGCCCCGACCTGTTCCTGGTCAGCGGTGCCGGCAGCCACCTGCAGGACGCCGCCGGACGGCGCTACCTGGACGCCCGCTCGTCGATGTGGAACGTCACGCTGGGCTACTCCCTGCGATTCGGTGA
- a CDS encoding helix-turn-helix transcriptional regulator — protein MLSADLSALLLSAELTDLTRTELLVVAPIPGQMPLPAEVFGELRARNLTVRLLFTPGREPLAEPVAALARDGIALRSPVDLPYFLVVRDRAVVYLPHQDPVNPGNGRLTRIRSVVMGDSLATVFGLMWDTAVQHTRAVRAAPRVDEGEELVRALGEGLTDDQAAATLHMSRRTFARRVSDMMHRLDASTRFQAGVQAARRGLV, from the coding sequence GTGCTCAGCGCCGACCTCAGCGCCCTCCTGCTCAGCGCCGAGCTGACCGACCTGACCCGCACCGAACTCCTGGTCGTGGCGCCGATACCCGGTCAGATGCCGCTACCTGCGGAGGTGTTCGGCGAGCTGCGGGCCCGCAACCTGACGGTCCGCCTGCTCTTCACGCCCGGCCGGGAGCCGCTGGCCGAACCGGTGGCCGCCCTCGCCCGGGACGGGATCGCGCTGCGGTCCCCGGTGGACCTGCCCTACTTCCTCGTGGTGCGGGACCGGGCCGTGGTCTACCTGCCCCACCAGGATCCGGTGAACCCGGGCAACGGCCGGCTGACGCGGATCCGCAGCGTGGTGATGGGTGACTCGCTGGCGACGGTGTTCGGCCTCATGTGGGACACCGCAGTGCAGCACACCCGGGCCGTCCGGGCGGCCCCCCGGGTCGACGAGGGCGAGGAACTGGTCCGCGCGCTCGGCGAGGGCCTGACCGACGACCAGGCTGCGGCGACGCTGCACATGAGCCGGCGTACCTTCGCGCGGCGGGTGTCCGACATGATGCACCGGCTCGACGCCAGCACCCGATTCCAGGCCGGTGTCCAAGCCGCGCGACGCGGCCTGGTCTGA
- a CDS encoding helix-turn-helix transcriptional regulator has product MFSTLGISTTAEAVYMTMLRQSTWGVAEIAESLGIDAGQVHDALDELIELALVRESPVRPGNLTPTSPKVGLAALLARAKADIAQQQYEIEATQAAIDALSEAHHVDQSDQSDQLVQIAQLDSVRQRLQQLARMTQVECLSFNPGGAHRPDAMAASKPVNQEALERGVTIKSIYQDSFRNDPDTLAYARWFNSLGGETRCVPVVLFQMIIVDRRIALLPVDPTDARKGAIEIHNAGIIAALSTLFDHAWSTATPFGSAATADENGLEPTERQLLQLLGDGNTDEATARKLGLSVRTVQRMMSDLTTRLGAESRFQAGANAVRQRWL; this is encoded by the coding sequence GTGTTCAGCACCCTGGGCATATCGACCACCGCAGAGGCCGTCTACATGACCATGTTGCGCCAGTCGACCTGGGGGGTCGCCGAGATCGCCGAGTCTTTGGGGATCGACGCGGGGCAGGTGCACGACGCACTCGACGAGCTGATCGAACTCGCGCTGGTCCGCGAGTCACCCGTCCGCCCCGGCAACCTCACACCGACCAGCCCCAAGGTCGGCCTCGCGGCGCTGCTCGCCCGCGCCAAGGCGGACATCGCCCAGCAGCAGTACGAGATCGAGGCGACCCAGGCGGCCATCGACGCCCTCTCCGAGGCCCACCACGTCGACCAGTCGGACCAGTCGGACCAACTGGTCCAGATCGCCCAGCTCGACTCGGTACGCCAGCGCCTCCAGCAACTCGCCCGGATGACGCAGGTGGAGTGCCTCTCCTTCAACCCCGGCGGCGCGCACCGGCCGGACGCGATGGCCGCCAGCAAGCCCGTCAACCAGGAGGCCCTGGAACGGGGCGTGACCATCAAGTCGATCTATCAGGATAGCTTCCGTAACGACCCGGACACGCTTGCCTACGCCCGCTGGTTCAACAGCCTGGGCGGCGAGACCCGCTGCGTTCCGGTGGTCCTGTTCCAGATGATCATCGTCGATCGTCGGATCGCGCTGTTGCCGGTCGACCCCACCGACGCCCGCAAGGGCGCCATCGAGATTCACAACGCGGGGATCATCGCGGCGCTCAGCACCCTGTTCGACCACGCCTGGTCCACGGCGACACCGTTCGGCTCCGCCGCCACCGCCGACGAGAACGGCCTGGAACCGACCGAGCGGCAGTTGCTCCAACTGCTCGGCGACGGCAACACCGACGAGGCCACCGCCCGCAAGCTCGGCCTGTCGGTGCGTACCGTGCAACGGATGATGTCCGACCTGACCACCCGGCTCGGCGCGGAGAGCCGCTTCCAGGCCGGTGCCAACGCCGTACGGCAACGCTGGCTGTGA
- a CDS encoding Rv0361 family membrane protein: protein MRKQESAQTRRTVLLVVVGAVVLLVLAGAGSAVFLTARSGGVAKDVVDDYYRALEERRFDDAYGSLCAEVRADQSREAFTSAAEARLPSSHEMTGELRVNGLPWKTTGTVGVSVSYADGTTQARMVSMLREDGDWLICEPSV from the coding sequence ATGAGGAAGCAGGAGTCGGCGCAGACCAGGAGGACGGTGTTGCTGGTGGTGGTCGGTGCGGTCGTGTTGCTGGTGCTCGCCGGGGCGGGCTCGGCCGTGTTCCTGACGGCACGCAGTGGCGGTGTCGCCAAGGACGTGGTGGACGACTACTACCGCGCGCTGGAGGAGCGGCGCTTCGACGACGCGTACGGTTCGCTCTGCGCCGAGGTACGCGCCGACCAGTCCCGGGAGGCGTTCACCTCGGCGGCCGAGGCGCGGCTGCCCAGTTCCCACGAGATGACCGGTGAGCTGCGGGTCAACGGCCTGCCGTGGAAGACCACCGGCACGGTCGGGGTCAGCGTCAGCTACGCCGACGGCACCACGCAGGCGCGGATGGTGTCGATGCTCCGCGAGGACGGCGACTGGCTCATCTGCGAGCCGTCGGTGTGA
- a CDS encoding SDR family NAD(P)-dependent oxidoreductase: protein MRTVIISGASSGIGWATAQRFAAGGDRVFNLDVRPSADPQNPAVTWIETDVADWSAVRDAVAQVAEIGPIDVVIANAGISVRHGVLELTEADARRVVDVNLLGVLGLWQAAARVMVRQRAGVLLATASVNGLRGYPLYADYNATKAGIVALCRTFALELSPWIRVACVSPGAVLTPMQLAEYTPAMLDEVNAKIPAGRHASPEEIAAAFHYLASPEASFLTGQELVIDGAETAGATTAVFGADTSERSEQIIEADALQGGTEQSGVPA, encoded by the coding sequence ATGCGGACGGTAATCATCTCCGGTGCCTCCAGCGGCATCGGCTGGGCCACGGCCCAACGGTTCGCCGCGGGCGGGGACCGGGTGTTCAACCTGGACGTGCGGCCCTCCGCCGATCCGCAGAACCCGGCGGTCACGTGGATCGAGACCGACGTCGCGGACTGGTCTGCGGTCCGCGACGCGGTGGCGCAGGTCGCCGAGATCGGCCCGATCGACGTCGTGATCGCCAATGCCGGCATCAGCGTCCGGCACGGGGTGCTGGAACTGACCGAGGCCGACGCGCGCCGCGTGGTCGACGTCAACCTGCTGGGCGTACTCGGGCTGTGGCAGGCGGCGGCCCGGGTGATGGTGCGGCAGCGGGCTGGCGTCCTGCTGGCCACCGCGTCGGTCAACGGCCTGCGGGGCTACCCGCTCTACGCCGACTACAACGCGACCAAGGCCGGCATCGTGGCGCTCTGCCGCACGTTCGCCCTGGAGTTGAGCCCGTGGATCCGGGTGGCCTGCGTCAGTCCGGGTGCGGTGCTGACGCCGATGCAACTGGCCGAGTACACGCCGGCCATGCTCGACGAGGTGAACGCGAAGATTCCCGCCGGACGGCACGCGTCACCGGAGGAGATCGCGGCGGCGTTCCACTACCTGGCCTCTCCGGAGGCGAGCTTCCTCACCGGGCAGGAGCTGGTCATCGACGGCGCGGAGACCGCCGGCGCGACCACCGCCGTGTTCGGAGCCGACACGAGCGAACGGAGTGAGCAGATCATCGAGGCGGACGCCCTCCAGGGCGGCACGGAGCAGAGCGGAGTGCCGGCATGA
- the gntD gene encoding guanitoxin biosynthesis L-enduracididine beta-hydroxylase GntD, translated as MTTDWPRYQLSDADLIALRAIGETVRSTPDVDPRQPDFYDRHRSAVRRLPAGLWEFLDEFRHGEPAAACSVLGFPVDDRQVGPTPTHWDAERRGSHVTEVEVCMALCGMALGDPFTWATLQGGRLVQNIVPIAGDEARQNGHGSEALLEFHTEDAFHPSRCDYLLLFGVRNEDKVATTVASVRELDLDPADVEVLRQPRYHILPDDEHIRQLTLSQPDHPALKLVERMRDDPEPVAVLSGDPSRPYLRIDLPFMRCVGGDDDAVARRALNALHSQLLAHQHDVVVERGTLLIVDNYQAVHGRKSFRARYDGTDRWLKKLTVSRNLRSGSGVPAGSRVLV; from the coding sequence GTGACCACCGACTGGCCCCGATACCAGCTCAGCGACGCCGATCTCATCGCGTTGCGCGCGATCGGCGAGACCGTACGGTCGACTCCCGACGTGGACCCCCGGCAGCCGGACTTCTACGACCGCCACCGGTCCGCGGTGCGGCGCCTGCCGGCGGGGCTGTGGGAGTTTCTGGACGAGTTCCGGCACGGCGAACCGGCGGCGGCCTGCTCGGTGCTCGGCTTCCCGGTCGACGACCGGCAGGTCGGGCCGACACCGACGCACTGGGACGCCGAGCGGCGGGGCAGCCACGTCACCGAGGTCGAGGTGTGCATGGCGCTGTGCGGCATGGCGTTGGGGGACCCGTTCACCTGGGCCACGCTCCAGGGCGGCCGGCTCGTCCAGAACATCGTGCCGATCGCGGGCGACGAGGCGCGGCAGAACGGTCACGGCAGCGAGGCGTTGCTGGAGTTCCACACCGAGGACGCCTTCCACCCGAGCCGCTGCGACTACCTGCTGCTCTTCGGCGTCCGCAACGAGGACAAGGTGGCCACCACGGTGGCGTCGGTCCGGGAACTGGACCTGGACCCGGCCGACGTCGAGGTGCTCCGGCAGCCGCGCTACCACATCCTCCCCGACGACGAGCACATCCGTCAGCTCACCCTGAGCCAGCCGGACCATCCGGCCCTCAAGCTGGTCGAGCGGATGCGGGACGATCCCGAGCCGGTGGCCGTGCTGTCCGGTGATCCGTCCCGGCCGTACCTGCGGATCGACCTGCCGTTCATGCGGTGCGTGGGTGGTGACGACGACGCGGTCGCCCGGCGGGCGCTGAACGCCCTGCACTCGCAGTTGCTCGCGCACCAGCACGACGTGGTGGTGGAGCGCGGCACGCTGCTCATCGTCGACAACTACCAGGCGGTGCACGGCCGCAAGTCGTTCCGGGCCCGGTACGACGGGACCGATCGGTGGCTCAAGAAGCTGACGGTCAGCCGCAACCTGCGGTCGGGCAGCGGGGTACCGGCGGGCAGCAGGGTGCTGGTCTGA
- a CDS encoding MbtH family protein: MSNPFDRPDGTYLVLVNAEAQYSLWPESNPVPDGWSVAHGPAGRADCLAFVEFTWTDMRPASLARAMAADSGASR; the protein is encoded by the coding sequence ATGTCGAACCCGTTCGACCGGCCCGACGGCACGTACCTGGTGCTGGTCAACGCCGAAGCGCAGTACTCCCTGTGGCCCGAGTCGAACCCGGTGCCCGACGGCTGGTCGGTGGCGCACGGCCCGGCCGGGCGTGCCGACTGCCTCGCCTTCGTCGAGTTCACCTGGACGGACATGCGGCCGGCGAGCCTCGCCCGGGCGATGGCGGCGGACTCCGGAGCGTCCCGGTGA
- a CDS encoding class I SAM-dependent methyltransferase yields MTDTFVETYPAETPPYTVGAAASLFSSYVVTSAISASHQIGLLDLLHAEGGTDVATAAGGRLDHGVVRGLLDTLVWAKVVQPDGDRYTVGPGFADVYAARGYFYWLVKGCGELFSIAPDVAVPEQRVGDFYHRDMRAVAIGSRLIGDSEVEPLFDEIVTGLDFAVIADLGCGSGQRLIRIAERDPSVSAVGVDIARGSVELAEKSVADAGLEGRVHIVQGDVLALEPTEIFADVEVVTCVFMGHDFWPMQRCVDGLANLRRAFPNVKRLLLCDVVRTPGPASPETTTIFTIGFELIHALMGVYIPSRREWLEAFEAAGWDLVRERHVAAPPSGILFELVPSAPRSA; encoded by the coding sequence ATGACCGACACATTCGTCGAGACATACCCGGCGGAAACTCCCCCGTACACGGTCGGAGCGGCCGCCAGCCTCTTCTCGTCCTACGTGGTCACCTCGGCGATCTCCGCCAGCCACCAGATCGGCCTGCTCGACCTGCTGCACGCCGAGGGCGGCACGGACGTGGCCACGGCCGCCGGCGGCCGCCTCGACCACGGCGTGGTCCGTGGGTTGCTGGACACCCTGGTCTGGGCGAAGGTGGTCCAGCCCGACGGGGACCGGTACACGGTCGGGCCGGGCTTCGCCGACGTCTACGCCGCCCGGGGCTACTTCTACTGGTTGGTCAAGGGGTGCGGGGAACTGTTCTCCATCGCACCCGACGTCGCCGTGCCCGAGCAGCGGGTGGGCGACTTCTACCATCGCGACATGCGGGCTGTGGCGATCGGCTCCCGCCTGATCGGCGACAGCGAGGTGGAGCCGCTCTTCGACGAGATCGTCACCGGGCTCGACTTCGCCGTGATCGCCGACCTGGGCTGCGGCTCCGGGCAGCGCCTGATCCGGATCGCCGAGCGGGACCCGTCGGTGAGCGCGGTCGGCGTCGACATCGCCCGGGGCTCGGTGGAACTGGCCGAGAAGTCGGTAGCCGACGCGGGCCTGGAAGGCCGCGTCCACATCGTGCAGGGCGACGTGCTGGCCCTGGAGCCCACCGAGATCTTCGCCGACGTGGAGGTGGTGACCTGCGTCTTCATGGGTCACGACTTCTGGCCGATGCAGCGCTGCGTCGACGGGCTGGCGAATTTGCGTCGGGCGTTCCCGAACGTCAAGCGCCTGCTGCTCTGCGACGTGGTCCGCACCCCGGGGCCGGCCAGCCCGGAGACGACCACCATCTTCACCATCGGCTTCGAGTTGATCCACGCCCTGATGGGCGTCTACATCCCCAGTCGGAGGGAGTGGTTGGAGGCGTTCGAGGCGGCTGGGTGGGACCTGGTCCGCGAGCGCCACGTGGCCGCTCCGCCGTCCGGGATTCTCTTCGAGCTGGTTCCGTCGGCCCCCAGGAGCGCCTGA
- a CDS encoding HalD/BesD family halogenase yields MDPLARLAAHEVSSAQLTEAREHLAKYGFTKLSFIVPEELKEAVAAEVLNLVGEAGVRRDLRFAATGNTLRRMRNVRRDEVVERSTVIPAVYESEALLALLSKVAGEAVLPCPYEPEQYVITRLEESGDTHGWHWDDYAFALVWIIECPAVEHGGFVQCVPGTTWNKENPEIHRAFLAGPTYSASFVPGDLYLMRTDTTLHRVYPITGGVRTIINMGYAATTDLDRHISHETMDALWAESAPAAPHIR; encoded by the coding sequence GTGGATCCCCTCGCGAGACTCGCGGCGCACGAGGTCAGCTCGGCGCAGCTGACCGAGGCACGTGAGCACCTCGCGAAGTACGGTTTCACAAAACTGTCCTTTATCGTTCCGGAGGAGTTGAAGGAGGCCGTCGCGGCCGAGGTGTTGAACCTGGTCGGCGAGGCCGGGGTCCGCCGTGACCTGCGGTTCGCGGCGACCGGCAACACCCTGCGCCGGATGCGCAACGTGCGACGGGACGAGGTGGTCGAGCGCAGCACGGTCATCCCGGCGGTGTACGAGTCCGAAGCCCTGCTCGCGCTGCTGTCCAAGGTGGCCGGCGAGGCGGTGCTGCCCTGTCCGTACGAGCCGGAGCAGTACGTGATCACCCGGCTCGAGGAGAGCGGCGACACGCACGGCTGGCACTGGGACGACTACGCCTTCGCGCTGGTCTGGATCATCGAGTGCCCGGCGGTCGAGCACGGCGGCTTCGTGCAGTGCGTGCCGGGGACGACGTGGAACAAGGAGAATCCAGAGATCCACCGGGCATTTCTGGCCGGGCCGACCTATTCGGCCTCCTTCGTGCCCGGTGACCTCTATCTGATGCGCACCGACACCACCTTGCACAGGGTCTATCCGATCACCGGGGGCGTCCGGACGATCATCAACATGGGTTACGCCGCCACCACCGATCTGGATCGGCACATCTCACACGAGACGATGGACGCGTTGTGGGCTGAGTCGGCTCCGGCGGCGCCGCACATCCGCTAA
- a CDS encoding alpha/beta fold hydrolase → MPLVVANGTKISYAERGTGEPVVLVMGTGSPGSVWQLHQVPALVAAGYRVVTFDNRGVAPLPPGAAKPTVEDLVGDVVALVERLCGGRARLVGTSMGAHVVQEVMVTRPDLVQQAVLMATRGRTDTFRGALATAEAAIALGEAKLPPQAYAVWRLIQSLSPHTLNDEKQARYWLDLMEFFPPSLEVAEAQTELERMADRLDAYRAVTPPPDGALVVGFADDLVTPPHLGREVAEAIPGARFAEVARCGHFGYLERPDAVNALLVEFFRSTVG, encoded by the coding sequence ATGCCACTCGTCGTGGCCAACGGCACGAAGATCAGCTACGCCGAGCGTGGCACCGGGGAGCCGGTCGTCCTGGTGATGGGGACCGGCAGCCCGGGCAGCGTGTGGCAGCTGCATCAGGTGCCGGCGCTGGTGGCGGCCGGGTACCGGGTCGTCACCTTCGACAACCGTGGCGTCGCGCCGTTGCCGCCGGGCGCGGCCAAGCCGACCGTGGAGGACCTCGTCGGCGACGTCGTCGCTCTGGTCGAGCGCCTCTGCGGCGGCCGGGCCCGGCTGGTCGGCACGTCGATGGGCGCACACGTGGTGCAGGAGGTGATGGTCACCCGGCCGGACCTGGTGCAGCAGGCGGTGCTGATGGCGACGCGGGGCCGGACCGACACCTTCCGGGGTGCGCTCGCCACCGCTGAGGCGGCCATCGCGCTGGGGGAGGCGAAGCTGCCGCCGCAGGCGTACGCCGTGTGGCGGCTGATCCAGAGCCTGTCCCCGCACACGCTCAACGACGAGAAGCAGGCCCGCTACTGGCTGGACCTGATGGAGTTCTTCCCACCCTCCCTCGAGGTGGCCGAGGCCCAGACCGAACTGGAACGGATGGCCGACCGGCTCGACGCGTACCGGGCCGTCACGCCGCCGCCGGACGGCGCTCTGGTGGTCGGCTTCGCCGACGACCTGGTGACACCGCCGCATCTGGGCCGGGAGGTCGCCGAGGCGATTCCCGGTGCCCGGTTCGCCGAGGTCGCCCGGTGCGGGCACTTCGGCTATCTGGAACGGCCGGACGCCGTCAACGCACTGCTCGTCGAGTTCTTCCGGTCAACCGTGGGGTGA
- a CDS encoding flavin reductase family protein gives MTVVPMRPGSEPSLADGCRTFMSGFPTGVAVVTSVDGEGAPWGLTCSSLMSVTLAPPTLLVSLRVGSRTLAAIEDRGRFAVNLLHARGQRAAEVFATGAADRFHQVVWQPQGDDRLPWLVEDACGFAACTLSDVRVVGDHALVVGQVSDVQYTADTPLLYGLRQYSRWQPTIVEGSTCAS, from the coding sequence ATGACGGTCGTACCGATGCGTCCCGGGTCCGAGCCGTCGCTGGCCGACGGCTGCCGGACCTTCATGAGCGGCTTCCCGACCGGGGTGGCGGTGGTGACCAGCGTGGACGGCGAAGGGGCGCCGTGGGGACTGACCTGCTCGTCGCTGATGAGCGTCACGCTGGCGCCGCCGACCCTGCTGGTGAGCCTCCGGGTGGGCAGCCGCACGCTGGCCGCCATCGAGGACCGGGGGAGGTTCGCGGTCAACCTGCTGCACGCCCGGGGCCAGCGGGCGGCGGAGGTCTTCGCCACCGGCGCGGCGGACCGCTTCCACCAGGTGGTCTGGCAGCCCCAAGGAGACGACCGGCTGCCGTGGCTGGTGGAGGACGCCTGCGGGTTCGCCGCCTGCACGCTCTCCGACGTCCGGGTCGTCGGTGACCACGCGCTGGTGGTGGGACAGGTCTCCGACGTCCAGTACACCGCCGACACCCCACTGCTGTACGGGTTGCGCCAGTACTCGCGGTGGCAGCCCACGATCGTGGAAGGGTCCACGTGCGCCAGCTAG